The Pseudoliparis swirei isolate HS2019 ecotype Mariana Trench chromosome 1, NWPU_hadal_v1, whole genome shotgun sequence genome has a window encoding:
- the rpl14 gene encoding 60S ribosomal protein L14: MVFKRFVEIGRVAYISFGPHNGKLVAIVDVIDQNRALVDGPCTGVKRQSMPFKCMQLTDYVIKVPHSARQKFVRRAWEKAEVNQKWEQSSWAKKIDARKRRAAMSDFDRFKVMKAKRMRNKIIKHEVKKLQKEAAKK; encoded by the exons ATG GTGTTCAAACGCTTCGTTGAGATCGGCCGCGTCGCCTACATCTCCTTCGGACCCCATAACGGCAAGCTGGTCGCCATCGTTGATGTCATCGACCAAAACAGG GCTCTTGTCGATGGTCCCTGCACAGGCGTGAAAAGGCAATCCATGCCCTTTAAGTGCATGCAGCTCACAGACTACGTCATCAAAGTacctcacag TGCCCGCCAGAAGTTTGTGAGGAGAGCCTGGGAGAAGGCAGAGGTCAACCAGAAGTGGGAACAGAGCAGCTGGGCCAAGAAGATCGATGCGAGAAAAAGG AGGGCAGCCATGTCTGACTTCGACCGCTTCAAGGTGATGAAGGCCAAGAGAATG AGGAACAAGATCATCAAGCACGAGGTGAAGAAGCTCCAGAAGGAGGCGGCAAAGAAGTGA